One region of uncultured Sulfurimonas sp. genomic DNA includes:
- a CDS encoding chaperone NapD codes for MNISSIVVQCLPKWIDEVIESLKNCEVCDYHVHDEKGRIIITIEGEGVEEELKKLSVIEAIPHVIAADMQMAYSEDELDQHMEVINNADVVPKMLNDDTIDPRDIVYNGDLKKKDLEGFAKSFTDPSRGKK; via the coding sequence ATGAATATATCAAGTATAGTGGTACAGTGTCTTCCAAAATGGATAGATGAAGTTATAGAAAGTCTAAAAAATTGTGAAGTTTGTGATTATCATGTACATGATGAAAAAGGCAGAATAATCATCACTATAGAAGGTGAAGGTGTTGAAGAAGAGTTAAAAAAACTCTCTGTTATAGAAGCGATTCCTCACGTTATAGCTGCTGATATGCAGATGGCTTATAGCGAAGATGAACTAGATCAACATATGGAAGTTATTAACAATGCTGATGTGGTTCCAAAGATGCTAAATGATGACACAATAGACCCAAGAGATATAGTTTACAATGGTGACTTAAAGAAAAAAGATTTAGAAGGATTCGCAAAAAGTTTTACAGACCCATCGAGAGGCAAAAAGTAG